A portion of the Phaenicophaeus curvirostris isolate KB17595 chromosome 17, BPBGC_Pcur_1.0, whole genome shotgun sequence genome contains these proteins:
- the PES1 gene encoding pescadillo homolog, whose amino-acid sequence MGGVEKKKYERGAATNYITRNRARKKLQLSLPDFRRLCILKGIYPHEPKHKKKVNKGSTAPRTFYLLKDIKFLLHEPIVNKFREYKVFVRKLRKAYGKSEWNTVERLKDNKPTYKLDHIVKERYPTFTDALRDLDDALSMCFLFSTFPRTGKCHVQTIQLCRRLAVEFLNYVIASRSLRKVFLSIKGIYYQAEVLGQPVTWITPYAFSHDHPTDVDYRVMATFTEFYTTLLGFVNFRLYHSLNLLYPPKIDGQADVELKPAEGTEYAMDSESYLEKLSALSATLARVVAPTHEDEVEMDEFPVEGEAAEQMDARKKEQEAIEKHKKLFEGLRFFLNREVPREPLAFVIRCFGGQVSWDKSLCIGATYDVSDPSITHQIVDRPRVENQIVGRYYLQPQWVFDSVNAKMCLPVADYFPGVLLPPHLSPFVTEQEGDYIPPEKLKLLAMQRGENPEEESEEEEEEEEEEDDNDKEEEEEEEDESEKEEEMKLKQMEEQKTQSNKVLPVKVTAGKVHLEDKQRLEQEQQSEEKRLAIMMMKKREKYLYKKIMFGKKRKVREANKLAAKRKAHDTAIKEEKKKSKKARRA is encoded by the exons atGGGCGGTGTCGAGAAGAAGAAG TATGAACGCGGCGCCGCCACCAACTACATCACCCGCAACCGGGCACGCaagaagctgcagctgagccTGCCCGACTTCAG GCGCCTCTGCATCCTGAAAGGGATCTACCCCCATGAGCCCAAGCACAAGAAGAAGGTGAACAAAGGCTCCACCGCCCCCCGCACTTTCTACCTCCTCAAGGATATCAAATTCCTCCTGCATGAGCCCATCGTCAACAAATTCCGGGAGTACAAG gtCTTCGTCCGGAAGCTCCGTAAGGCGTATGGGAAGAGCGAGTGGAACACCGTAGAGCGGCTGAAGGACAACAAACCTACTTACAAGCTTGACCACATTGTGAAGGAGAG GTACCCAACCTTCACAGACGCGCTCCGGGACCTGGATGATGCCCTCTCCATgtgcttcctcttctccacctTCCCACGGACGGGCAAGTGCCACGTCCAGACCATCCAGCTCTGCCGGCGCCTGGCTGTGGAATTCCTCAACTACGTCATCGCCTCCCGCTCCCTGCGCAAG GTCTTCCTCTCCATCAAGGGCATCTACTACCAGGCAGAGGTGCTGGGGCAGCCGGTCACCTGGATCACCCCTTACGCCTTTTCTCACGAT CACCCCACGGATGTGGATTACCGTGTGATGGCCACCTTCACAGAGTTCTACACCACCCTGCTGGGCTTTGTCAACTTTCGCCTCTACCACTCCCTCAACCTGCTCTACCCACCCAAg ATCGATGGCCAGGCTGACGTTGAGCTGAAGCCTGCAGAGGGCACCGAGTACGCCATGGATTCCGAGAGCTACCTGGAG AAACTGTCAGCTCTGAGCGCCACCTTGGCCCGTGTGGTGGCACCGACCCATGAGGACGAGGTGGAGATGGATGAGTTCCCGGTGGAGGGG GAGGCTGCGGAGCAGATGGATGcgaggaagaaggagcaggaggccATTGAGAAGCACAAAAAGCTTTTTGAAGGGCTGCGCTTCTTCCTCAACAGGGAGGTGCCTCGAGAGCCACTGGCCTTTGTCATCCG GTGCTTTGGCGGCCAGGTCTCCTGGGACAAGTCTTTGTGCATTGGTGCCACCTATGACGTGAGTGACCCCTCCATCACCCACCAGATTGTCGACCGGCCCCGGGTGGAGAACCAAATTGTTGGCAG gTACTACCTGCAGCCTCAGTGGGTCTTTGACTCGGTGAATGCCAAGATGTGCCTCCCCGTGGCTGACTATTTCCCTGGCGTGCTGCTGCCCCCGCACCTCTCGCCCTTCGTGACGGAGCAGGAAGGGGACTACATCCCTCCTGAGAAGCTGAAGCTGCTGGCCATGCAGAGGGGAGAGAACCCAG aggaagagagcgaggaggaggaagaggaggaggaagaagaggatgacaatgacaaggaagaagaggaggaggaggaagatgaatctgaaaaggaagaagagatgaaatTAAAGCAGATGGAAGAGCAGAAGACTCAGAGCAACAAG GTGCTCCCCGTGAAGGTGACCGCTGGCAAAGTGCACCTGGAGGACAAGCAGCGCttggagcaggagcagcaaaGTGAGGAGAAGCGTCTGGCTATCATGATGatgaagaaaagggagaaatacCTCTACAAGAAGATCATGTTTGGCAAGAAGCGCAAAGTGCGAGAG GCAAACAAACTTGCTGCGAAGAGAAAAGCCCATGACACTGCCAttaaggaggagaaaaagaaaagcaaaaaggccCGACGAGCATGA
- the GAL3ST1 gene encoding galactosylceramide sulfotransferase isoform X1, with product MQRALGTLHASWVTRMLHHGKHWRSMCKGLVLGTLLTSFMLLLYSYAVPPLQVSMTEIPIPSSCSSYLVPGKVPAVANGTASPTGRSCVPKLNVMFMKTHKTASSTILNILFRFGEKHHLKFAFPNGRNDFYYPSYFERSQVQHYQPGTCFNIICNHMRFHYEEVRKLLPSDTTFVTVLRDPAYLFESSFHYFGPVIPLTWKLTGEDKLAEFLRDPWHYYDPNGFNAHYLQNLLFFDLGYDNNMNANSPLVEEHIQEIDRRFHLVMLLEYFDESLVLLKDLLCWQLEDVLYFKLNARKGSTVSRLTPELYEKATSWNLIDAKLYRYFNATFWRKVEAYGRERMAKDVAELQEENEKMKSICIDGGHAVDASAIQESSMQPWQPLGEKSILGYNLKKKINKKHQKLCRKMLTPEIQYLTDLGANLWITKLWSYVRDFLKW from the exons ATGCAGCGTGCGCTGGGCACCCTTCACGCCAGCTGG GTGACCAGGATGCTGCACCATGGGAAGCACTGGAGGTCCATGTGCAAGGGGCTCGTCCTAGGGACCCTCCTGACCAGCTTCATGCTGCTGCTCTACTCCTACGCCGTCCCCCCGCTGCAAGTCAGCATGACAGA GatccccatcccctcttcctgctcctcctACCTGGTCCCCGGCAAGGTGCCAGCAGTGGCCAACGGCACAGCCAGCCCCACGGGACGGAGCTGCGTGCCCAAGCTGAACGTCATGTTCATGAAGACCCACAAGACAGCCAGCAGCACCATCCTCAACATCCTCTTCCGCTTCGGGGAGAAGCATCACTTGAAATTCGCCTTCCCTAATGGCCGCAACGACTTCTACTACCCCTCCTACTTTGAACGCAGCCAGGTGCAGCACTACCAGCCGGGCACGTGCTTCAACATCATCTGCAACCACATGCGCTTCCACTACGAGGAGGTGCGCAAGCTCCTGCCGTCGGATACTACATTCGTCACGGTGCTGCGGGACCCTGCCTACCTCTTCGAGTCGTCTTTCCACTACTTTGGACCCGTCATCCCCCTAACCTGGAAGCTGACGGGGGAGGACAAGCTGGCAGAGTTCCTCCGGGACCCCTGGCACTACTATGACCCCAATGGGTTCAACGCTCACTACCTCCAAAACCTCCTCTTCTTCGACTTGGGCTATGACAACAACATGAATGCCAACAGCCCGCTGGTGGAGGAGCACATCCAGGAGATAGATCGCCGTTTCCACCTCGTCATGTTGCTCGAGTATTTTGACGAGTCCCTGGTGCTGCTGAAGGacctgctgtgctggcagctggaGGACGTCCTCTACTTCAAGCTCAATGCTCGGAAGGGCTCCACCGTCTCCAGGCTGACACCTGAGCTCTACGAGAAGGCCACCTCCTGGAATCTCATTGATGCCAAGCTCTACCGCTATTTTAATGCCACCTTCTGGCGTAAGGTGGAAGCCTACGGGAGGGAGCGGATGGCCAAGGACGTGGCCGAGTTGCAGGAGGAGAATGAGAAGATGAAGAGTATCTGCATCGACGGGGGACACGCTGTGGATGCCAGCGCCATCCAAGAATCCTCCATGCAACCCTGGCAGCCGCTGGGGGAGAAGTCAATCCTGGGCTACAACTTGAAGAAGAAGATCAACAAGAAGCACCAGAAGCTGTGCCGCAAGATGCTCACACCTGAAATCCAGTACCTGACTGACTTGGGGGCCAACCTCTGGATCACCAAGCTGTGGAGCTACGTGCGGGACTTCCTGAAGTGGTAG
- the GAL3ST1 gene encoding galactosylceramide sulfotransferase isoform X2 has translation MLHHGKHWRSMCKGLVLGTLLTSFMLLLYSYAVPPLQVSMTEIPIPSSCSSYLVPGKVPAVANGTASPTGRSCVPKLNVMFMKTHKTASSTILNILFRFGEKHHLKFAFPNGRNDFYYPSYFERSQVQHYQPGTCFNIICNHMRFHYEEVRKLLPSDTTFVTVLRDPAYLFESSFHYFGPVIPLTWKLTGEDKLAEFLRDPWHYYDPNGFNAHYLQNLLFFDLGYDNNMNANSPLVEEHIQEIDRRFHLVMLLEYFDESLVLLKDLLCWQLEDVLYFKLNARKGSTVSRLTPELYEKATSWNLIDAKLYRYFNATFWRKVEAYGRERMAKDVAELQEENEKMKSICIDGGHAVDASAIQESSMQPWQPLGEKSILGYNLKKKINKKHQKLCRKMLTPEIQYLTDLGANLWITKLWSYVRDFLKW, from the exons ATGCTGCACCATGGGAAGCACTGGAGGTCCATGTGCAAGGGGCTCGTCCTAGGGACCCTCCTGACCAGCTTCATGCTGCTGCTCTACTCCTACGCCGTCCCCCCGCTGCAAGTCAGCATGACAGA GatccccatcccctcttcctgctcctcctACCTGGTCCCCGGCAAGGTGCCAGCAGTGGCCAACGGCACAGCCAGCCCCACGGGACGGAGCTGCGTGCCCAAGCTGAACGTCATGTTCATGAAGACCCACAAGACAGCCAGCAGCACCATCCTCAACATCCTCTTCCGCTTCGGGGAGAAGCATCACTTGAAATTCGCCTTCCCTAATGGCCGCAACGACTTCTACTACCCCTCCTACTTTGAACGCAGCCAGGTGCAGCACTACCAGCCGGGCACGTGCTTCAACATCATCTGCAACCACATGCGCTTCCACTACGAGGAGGTGCGCAAGCTCCTGCCGTCGGATACTACATTCGTCACGGTGCTGCGGGACCCTGCCTACCTCTTCGAGTCGTCTTTCCACTACTTTGGACCCGTCATCCCCCTAACCTGGAAGCTGACGGGGGAGGACAAGCTGGCAGAGTTCCTCCGGGACCCCTGGCACTACTATGACCCCAATGGGTTCAACGCTCACTACCTCCAAAACCTCCTCTTCTTCGACTTGGGCTATGACAACAACATGAATGCCAACAGCCCGCTGGTGGAGGAGCACATCCAGGAGATAGATCGCCGTTTCCACCTCGTCATGTTGCTCGAGTATTTTGACGAGTCCCTGGTGCTGCTGAAGGacctgctgtgctggcagctggaGGACGTCCTCTACTTCAAGCTCAATGCTCGGAAGGGCTCCACCGTCTCCAGGCTGACACCTGAGCTCTACGAGAAGGCCACCTCCTGGAATCTCATTGATGCCAAGCTCTACCGCTATTTTAATGCCACCTTCTGGCGTAAGGTGGAAGCCTACGGGAGGGAGCGGATGGCCAAGGACGTGGCCGAGTTGCAGGAGGAGAATGAGAAGATGAAGAGTATCTGCATCGACGGGGGACACGCTGTGGATGCCAGCGCCATCCAAGAATCCTCCATGCAACCCTGGCAGCCGCTGGGGGAGAAGTCAATCCTGGGCTACAACTTGAAGAAGAAGATCAACAAGAAGCACCAGAAGCTGTGCCGCAAGATGCTCACACCTGAAATCCAGTACCTGACTGACTTGGGGGCCAACCTCTGGATCACCAAGCTGTGGAGCTACGTGCGGGACTTCCTGAAGTGGTAG